From the Caloenas nicobarica isolate bCalNic1 chromosome 2, bCalNic1.hap1, whole genome shotgun sequence genome, the window ctttgctgaagtaTCACAGCATCAAAAGGGTGTGAATCTTGAAGGTGTCTCGGCCTGCAGCCATGTGATACAGCAGTTACTCAGGAGGTGGAAATTGTGGCAACTCACTCTCATTTCCTAACCAGGTACTTAACGGAAAGTTATCTGCGCGGGTGCCACTGCCAGCAGCTCAATAGCAGACGCTGTTCTGTTCTTTCCCAAGTTGAACCTGTCTGTGCATCAGTCTTGCCATGAACAGCCACCAGGTAAGACTCCTCGAAACCTGACGGATGGTTTCACAAAGACTGGCACACTGAAGGCTCGCTCCACCGCCTGTCCCACCAGTCTTTTGAACCAtctccctcctttcccagaGTAAGTTCTATCTGCAGAGGGGACACAAATACCTTAAGAGACCTATagacctgggcaggcagcaAAATGCTTGAAAGATGATTGCTGCGCTTACGTGCTTTACCGAGGCTAATCCTCATGCTCTGTTTAAAGGCTGATTTAAATGTTACCATTAGCCAGCATGGGAATTAAATACAGTAGTGCTAGCATGACTTCAAAATTTTAGGCAtccaaaaagccaaaacaaaggGCCTGTAGAAAGGACtacaaagcaaggcaaaaaaaccccaaccaaccaacccctgACCTCTTCTTGCTACCCTCAGCCAGGGAAGGCAAACATTTTGGCATGAAATGTCTTAGTTTTGTTTAAACTTCATGGAGCATCATGACTAGAGAATCACAGCTACTGTCTCCCTTTGTAGTTGGTATCATGAACTAAAGTCACTTCTaaataaatccaaaatacagATTAGCTATCTGATGGCACTGGAAATCTGGATTAGTAAATCTCTGAAAACTACAACATGTCCATTCCAActcagttttctgctttcttctacAGTACTGTACTGACTTTGCTTAAAATATAGAGTGCCAAGTGAAGTCTTAGACTGTTGATTTTGGTTGTCTGAATTGCAGCactattccctttccttcctacAACACAACTATTTCATTAGGACACTTCATAGTCCTCAGCAAAACTGAACTCAAAAATTATGTGGTATGTTTTCAGTCTTGCGGTGGTGGTAGCTGTCATCTACTTTACATACATCAGAATATGATTTGTCTCAACTTCCTGGGAAATAATTTTAGATTCCATATAGAAATCAAATAGAGTTTAGGTTAGTATATATTTTCTCACAGGATGCATGTTAAGAGTTTGCATAAGgaagtcttttttttcaaaatggagCAATagcaatttggttttgttctgtatttgaaaataaaagcttttccttcagcataTCAGACACCAGGTATTAGATGGGACCCAAGTCTCCATACATTCTTGACCAAAGCAAGTTTATTGTTCAGTAGAGCAACGTATGAAAGTTCGAAAGCAAAGTCTGTCTGTGTTGTTACAGCTGTTTACTTGAAACAAGCATTGAACCAGCTTTAAAAGAGTTATACCAGCATGGAGCtttgtttaaataaactttCACTTTTGGTATTGATTTGTTTGAATAATTATACTTAAATCCATTTTGCTGGAAGCATGTTCTTCTgtgtaaaaatacaaagttcATTTAATGCTTTGCATTAATTCCAAAGATGTACTTATATCTTAAATTACTTTGGGATATTCATTACGGACTTTAACTCTGagatctgctgctgcaaatgaaatatttacccCCAGGTAAAGATTCACACCCAAGTTTAAGTAATATTCTTTATTAAAGCAGGAAATACCTCAACTGAATGCAACATAAAGTTCACCTTCTATTCAAGTGCTTTACACTGTAAAGCctaacaaaataattcagttaGAGCTGTACTCtacactgcattaaaaaaatgagttaaaCATGAAGAACCAAACTGAAATCGGTTAtgctgaaaaagcttttttctttttgcgaGGTGGTTTCTTTATCTTGTTTGGATTTGGAACAAGTTTCTTGATTTTCAAGGGCTGCAAAATTACATCAGAAAGATCAAGCTGATTGCTTTCCACACGCTTTCGCTTCTGGCTTGTGAGCTCATCCCCTCGCACCTCTGCAAGCTGCTCAGGTTCGGGAACGTCTGAAGACTCTGCATGTGCGTGAGCCACAGATTCTTCAGCTCTGTACTGAAACCATGGCACCTCCAAAGCTGGTATCTTTGGAATTATTGCTTCTATTGCTTCAGTAAATTTATCAGACTGCTTTTTAAAGCCTAGTGCTAAAATGGATGTTAAGCCTAGAAGTGGTGCAACCGTTTCACTGAGACGGGGAACCTGGCCCGCTGGCGTGGCTCGACTTGCACTCAGCTGAATAAGGTGCGACGTGATCACGGCAGGTTTTGCGGACTTGCACACCAGCAAGAGaagaagttcatttttttccaatgctTTTGTAACTTCGTTAACTCCAATAGCAAGTTGTCTTCTGATATTTATGTCCGTCCATCCTGGGTTTTGTTGATGgccttctgttttctcttctttaggGAGTTCATCGGTGCTAGCATCAcactttctttccatttgtttttttgtaagggaacgttttttctttcttggagtCTCAATCTTTTTAAGTCCAATATGTTTAATCCTTTCTTCCAAGGTCTGTAGTATAAAATGCATATCTTCCCCATCTATGGTTTTCCATTGAAAAACAAAGGGGTTATCTAGACATGTTTTTACAGTGATTTTCTTGGCTTTACGAAGTGTTGCCGTCCGTGGCTGAACTACAGCCATCCTgaggtggttttgtgttttgccaCTCTAgctgtgaaaggaagaaagatgtgAAATAAGCATTAGTTCAAATACTGTCCTGTTTGCTGTGGACATCATTGCCAGAAGCTCCTCTTGAGAATGCAGAAGAGAAACATCACATCTCAAAGTGATACTGACCCCCCTCAAGACTAGCTCAGTGCTAATCCTTAATGAGCCTCCCACAAGACAACAGGTTGTCCAAAGCAGCCTGGACAGCAAGGCACCACCAGTGACAAGAGATCCTTCTGAAGCTGGATGAGAACAGCCACAGGTactacagatttaaaaaaaaaaaaaaaaaaaagaagacaaaaagccccacaaacaaacaaaaaccaaacactcaAGCAAAACAACCTTAAGTTGAAGGAACTCTCAGTTTTCGCTGATGTGCAGCTGCATTTTAGAAGTATTatgacatgaaaaagaaaatgcagagtcaCAGCTGGAAACAAGCTCTAAGTTCCTGAActtatttagcattttttaaactttaatttGCTCTTTCATTCTTTAATCCTTATCTTGCGTTTGTCTGCATTTAGAAGGTATGATAGAAATCTACAAGGACTCTTAATTTGTAGTTTTGGTGAAGGAAGGCAATCCTCTGCAGGCCTCCGGAAAGTTCAGAAGGGGCCTTTTACTCTTGTGTCACCTAGATCATGCCTTTGGggatgagaaaaatgaaacaggagcagagaaaggaaaattgcTGTAGCTCTGATTGATCTAGTACAGAGTAACAGCGAACACATGAAGACAGGCGTGATTACAGGCCGTGGTAACTCTCTAAGTCCTCATGCTGCTGCTTGGGTTATTATTCACCATCTCTTTGCTAAACTGGTAGTGTCTTCACCGTTGCACAGCCAAGCTTACAGAGTAAGAGCAGCTCGGGTTTCAAATCAGGAGAAATGTGGCATGAGTCTCTCCTCAGTTCCCTAGTTACCGCGGTAGGCCTATGGACAGCATTTACATGCATTTCTTGAGTGGTAGCCTTCACAAGGTCACAAAATACCTTTTTGCTAGTCATCAGTTCTCTGTGTACTGGTAATAAGCtacattgattaaaaaaaaaaaaaaaaaaaaaacaccaaaaaacaaaacagacccCATCTTCACTGAAATTTCCCCAACAGTATGTACTGCTATAAAGCAACACCCATCTGGAGGGATTTTCCCTCATTAAACCCTCGTCAGGGAGCCAGTAAGGGGAAATACATGGAACGCAGTTCTATCAGTGCAATGCGAACTGCAAAGCTGTCATCTGCAATCAGAGTCAAAAACACGGATGtagttttcagagaaacagtaaaactgagtaagtatttcaaaatacaacaaaGCACTGTGTCCCTCTCCCGGGACTCTCAGCAGAACCTATGAAATGCCCTGCGGGGCCACCCAGGCCACGGCCCATCCAGCCCAGTGTCCGCATCCAACACTGGGAACTGGAGAAACTGTGTGGGGAGCCAGGGCCGCCCCACCGCTTTCTGCCCCCCGTTGCGCTCCGCTCCCACGCGCCCAGAACGGCGGCAGCAGCGATGGAAGATCTGCCAACTTGTTTCATCCGTCCTTTACAGAGCTGTTGTCTGTGCAGTTACCTCATCCCTTTTGCTTACCATCACAGTGGAAACTACTAAAGAATGGAAATGGCCACCAGAAACCTTACACGGAAACTTACgataggtttaaaaaaaaaaaaaaaatttaaaagtttagGTTATTGTGGCAGATACACTCCCCCCGCCCCACCGCAAAAGCACCAGAAATCCCAGGCCCATGGACCACTGATGGTCATGTACATGCCCCTTGGTCAACAGACAATGAAATGTCTCTgctgagagaagtttctggatcACTGCCGTAcatgaccacagctcagattcaccTGGGGTGTAGATGGAGCCTGCTGGAGACCCCCTTTGAGCTGGTCTTCCTTGGAGCAACAGGTCTGCCGTGGAAGACACCATTTAAGAAAAGTTCCTTGAGGCTCGGGACACCTTGTGTTATTGGTAAGCGGTCTTCTGGGTACCGCTGAGGGTCCTCACTTTGTGTGAGTGGGAAGATGTGCATTTTGCGTCATCTTTCCAGAGCTTTGGGATCCTTTCACACTGAATTGGCCAGGTGGTAACTGAAATCCTAACTGGCACCCAAACCTGTGGTTTATAATGCTGTCAGACAGCTGAacaattttggataaaccctgtttctagttggttctcTGCTAACCAGTTCTGGTTAGAACCAAGCCTGCCTGGAGCTTATCATGCACCTAAATTGATTCTTGGGGTGTCTCCATGAGTCACCGTTTTTAAAAGCTTCCAGCTGGGGGTGGTCTGATGACCTTTCACAGGGACTACCAGGTAAAGTCAGCAACAGACTCGGAGATGAGAAAGGAGCAAAACAGGAGAAATGATACAGTTGAAAgattacacctttttttttcttttcaaaacgGGCTCGACTGAGGAAAACGAACATGCAGGAACAGGAAATAacgaggcaaaaaaaaaataaataaaccaccGAGCTTCTCCACCTCGCACCACCGCCAGGACCGCACCGCTCCCTGCGGCGGAACCCGGGCCTGCGCCACCCCGGCGGCCCGGCCCCGACCGCGGGGAAACGCGGGTCAGAACACGGCTCCTGCAGAACCCGCTGCGAACGCGCCGCCGGGGCCCGGGGGCTCCACCCGCCTCCCTCGGCACCGCCGCCACGGCCCGGCCTGCGGGAGCCGCCGCGCCCCCGCCTGCCCGCGGAgcagcgccgggccgggccccgaCTGCCGCCGCCCCACCGCAGGGCCCGGGCCACaaccgccccgctcccgccggcgGGAGCCTGCCCTACCTCCGGCACGGCCTGCGCCAGCCTGCCCGCTCCCCGGAACACGCcgccggccgcggccccgccccgcccctgcgcgcggccccgccccgcccctccgcgcggccccgccccgcccctccgcgcggccccgccccgcccctccgcgcggccccgccccgcccctccgcgcggccccgccccgcccctccgcgcggccccgccccgcccctccgcgcggccccgccccgcccctgcGCCGGCACCGCGCAGCTCCGGTCGCTCGCACGGGCCTTCCCGCCCTGAGGCCGTGTGCGGGGCGGGCTGGGGCGGCCAtggaggggagcggggagggggcgaACGCGGCTGGGCCAGGCGCTGCTCGGCTGTGCACGGGCGGGGGGCGCAGGTGGAGCCGCCGGCACCCGGGTCCCGGCCGCTGCGGCTCGGCGGGCAGGCCCGGGAGCCCGCCCGCCCGGGCTGCGTCAGCACCGCGCCGAGGCGCAGCCGGCCGGCCTGCTCAGAGCCGCTTACGGTGCCGGTGGTGCCAGCGTGCGCTTGGCTGGTGTCGCCGCAGGTTAGCAGTGGCGTTTCCTCGTAATTCCCCGCCATAGGTCGTAGCTGATAGTACATCTGCTTTGTCATACATGAATGAAATCACGGCCAGGTCAAGTCAACAGGTGCTCACAGGGACATTACAGCAACAGAGGTGTTTCCCACTGCTGTTTAACATGTGCCGTTGTGTGCATACATCATGTTGTGTAACTAGCAATAAGATGACAGGTAAGAACTGGTTACATTCCGTCAGTAAGATGACAGGTAAGGACTGGTTACATTCAGTGTTTCCCACGCTGTGCTGTGAGCCGTTAACAAATCTTTACAGCCACTTTTAGTTTCTACATCCACCCCGGTGCACAACATGGTTGCACGCAGCCCCTTGTACCTGAAAGAGCAGAGCTTCCCagcaaaaataacagcattGTTGCTTTATGGTGTTGGAGTTGAGAGTTGATGCagttgttttcaaatttttttaagCTCCTTTTATTTAGTGACATTTACTTGGTTGGTTTTTCTCCTTAAGTCCTGGCTTAATTTAACCTGGACTTAAATTGAGGGGAAACACTCTTTTTGCATGGGTTTATGGAAGTTCATAGACTTTAAAATGCTGAAGCATGTAGTATTGTGATTAAACAATGCTCAAGAATGATAAATATAAAGGTATAGCGGTATGAATGTAAATAATGTATGAATTAATTAATAGATAAGtagggatgattttttttcctttaatggtTAAAGTCGTAGGCTAGTTTATTGATTCATTTAATagtcttctttttaattctgtattgGGTACAGCAAATAACAGAATTCTCGAGGTTATTTTGTGTGTATAGCTGCTCGTGTGTGGTATTCCCAGGGTGACCCGCATGttttccagagctgcagctggagggtgCGAGGTCCCGGGCAGGgccgggagcagcagcagtaacTGGTTGCAGTTCACACCACTCAGAAGAAATCCCTTTCTCAAACAAACGGCTTAGAAGTCTTGCTGTATCTGTGCTTTCAGGCTGGTGTTCTAATCCTCAGGGGTCTGGAAACGAGCTCAGGCTTTCCAAAGAAACTAGTGTGGGCTTAATGCCCTCATTGTCCTTTCCCCAGCGTTCATAGCCACCCGCTTCTCCCCGTGGGTCCCCAGAGTCACAGCCCCCGTGTCCTGCCCCGGCGCGGCTTTGCGCGGCGGGCGAGCTGAGGTCACTGGTACCCAGCCCGGCGCCCTGGCTGCAGCACGGCCCCCACCACCGCGCCCGCACCGCAGCAGCCCAGAGGCAGAAGCACCGAGTCCCTGCGGGAGAAGGAGCGAGGCCGCTCCCTGAGGATCTTCACAGCATCATGACTCTCCAGGTAAGCAATTCTGGATCAGGTGAGACAGAGATGcgagaagaggagaaagagtgGGGTGCACTGTCCGTCTGTGCAATGCCGTGTCAGAGACAGCCGTATTTCTTCAGCATAAGGATTATTACTGCAAAATCAAGGTTACCTTGTGGCAAGGGAAATTTCCCTAAACCTTTGGAGGATAAATAACGTGTTACTTTTTGCAAGCGGAAGGTGAGAGAAGTGCCGCATATTTTGAACTATTCATAGGTCATGTAAATTATTTGGAGCCTTACCTGTTTAGAGCGTgtgtgaattatttttctttacgTGTGCATCTGAATTTGCTAGGACTGGATTATGCATTGAAAGGTAGGTACACATTTATTGTTTTAGTATCTAGCTATTGGAGCTGTAAAAGGAGTAGGGGAACTTGAAGCAGTGGTATATGTGCATTTGGGAATCATGAAAAATTTTAAGGGActtgtgcatatttttttaGGAGTGTGCATTTTTGGAATGGTACATTTTGATGGCCTTGTGTTTCTGTAAGAAAGCTTCTACTTTCTGGCTAGAGAGAGCTTCCTGCTACCTTCTCTCTGACTATAGATATAGTTCTTGAGGAAATTATCTTCATTGCTGGCTTTTAGCCTCCTATCTTTGTAGCAAACTATGAATACGTCCCTTGTCTTGCCCACGCCCTGATGGATTaggctgtttttcttcattaggCTTTTCATTATCCCTTTCACTTCCAGATTTGCAAGCCCTTTTATCCTGGTCTCATTATAATGTCTGTCTCAGCTCCATTAGTGTGCGTGTTCTGCAAAGAGCGAACAACATAATGCTCTGACCTAGATGCAGGGACTGTATTGCCAGGAGCTCAGCAACTTTCTTCTGAGCTGCAATTATATCGAATGGCACAGAGGTTTCATTGTGGTGGTTTACAGCTAAGACGAAGAATCCCGTTTCTTCGGTGGGTCAGAATTGCCAGATCCCAAGCCTAACACCATCTTTATTTGATTAGTGATCACTGAAATTATAGTTTGTTTTATTGTGCCTTGGATTCActctagaaaataaatttattagaCTGATGTTTAAGCTATGAGCCATAAATCACTATTAGAAAGAGCTGAGCGCAATATGATATGTCATTGCTGTACACAGTTACGCTTTATACAAAAAAACCACTGGTTGAAATATTATGGTATTCTACACGTTCTGCATTAGACATTATAGAGGTTTTCTATCCACCATTGCATTGGTTGACAGCTACCAAGCTGTGTGGGAATGAGgacaaaatgaataaaataatgttttcatcGGGGAGGCTGTAAAAGTTTTACAAGTTTTGCAAACTGCCAAATTATGCTGCTGTAAAGAAAGAATtcaagcttttttctttaatgcatgtgtatatgtgtatgtttATGTCTATATGTCTGCTTTTAATTTGAGGAGTGAAAGGGAATTAGATTGGCACAtgattaaaaggaaattatatttttataggcTATTCTTAAGCATGTTGTGTAAGCAAGCAAATGCTAAGCAACAGTGTGCACAATGGTTGGCTACAGGGAGATGAAGAAAGAAGTGGTTAgtatttaaatttcatttctggGTATTTCTTGCTGTATAAGATATGCACttgcatattttgaaaacaatatcTTGTGATATTTTCCTATAGATCTAAATAGAACAAAAGTATATGAAGAAGCTTATTAactgtttcctttatttttttgagtcATCTTTTGTTTTTGCAAGTCTAATAAAGCTTCTAGTTCATTCTTATTGTGAAGTTTAGATCAGAAAACAATTCAAGCCATGTGGAAGATTTCCACTGACTTGACTATCCTTGTACATCAATGCTGGGAGAGGCTCACATGCAGTAGTGACCACAGTATAAAGATAAAACTTATTTAAAGTTTAATCAGTTGTGTCAACTCACTTTTATTATCGATACTGCTTCGTAATCTTACTGTTAACAGAGCATGaatgctgcttttgtttatACATGTATGGGTAATATCAAGAGATATCTGTGATGTAGATGTCAGTGATAGCTATAGTCAAGTATATCACATCTGCTGGTGTTCAGATTACGAATGAAATACTTTAATAAAATCTTACCTATGAAAGAAATCTTAAGTGTCAAAGATGCACCATTCCAGTTTCTTTAGGATgctatttttaattcagtgatAAGTTAGTTGCATTGCTGATATTCTTTCCCTTCATTGAGCACATCTCCACAATAAATGCTATATACATCTGTCAGAAATACTTTTGTTAGCACATATGTGGACAAGCGTTTTTCCATAATTAGACTACAGTTTTGGTACCTGAGTACAAAACTCCTTCGTATTTTAATTATGTGTCTGGAGTGACACTGGGGCAAGGTGGGATGTACAGTTGAAGCAGTAACTGCCCATGTCCTTgctcctgccctgaggagagctcaaagtggacTGGCCCTCTTTTCATGGAGGGATCAGCTGCCTGTGTGCCAAGGTATATCATGAGGTACAGAGTCATATGAACAATCTCACAAGACCTGTGAGTTCAGACTCCGGTTTATCTTATAGCCACGTGTCCGTCCGCCCCCAGCTGCCAGGCAGAAGGTGCCCGTTCTGTGCTCAAGGCACAGGGCAGAGTGCTATTGCCCCAAAGCCCTGGATTTTCTTCCTGCACTGTTGGTGACGTTGCTGCCCTCAAACCTTcctggtttaaccccagctggcaactaagcaccacacagccgtGCGCTT encodes:
- the RPP38 gene encoding ribonuclease P protein subunit p38; the encoded protein is MAVVQPRTATLRKAKKITVKTCLDNPFVFQWKTIDGEDMHFILQTLEERIKHIGLKKIETPRKKKRSLTKKQMERKCDASTDELPKEEKTEGHQQNPGWTDINIRRQLAIGVNEVTKALEKNELLLLLVCKSAKPAVITSHLIQLSASRATPAGQVPRLSETVAPLLGLTSILALGFKKQSDKFTEAIEAIIPKIPALEVPWFQYRAEESVAHAHAESSDVPEPEQLAEVRGDELTSQKRKRVESNQLDLSDVILQPLKIKKLVPNPNKIKKPPRKKKKAFSA